In Lepus europaeus isolate LE1 chromosome 23, mLepTim1.pri, whole genome shotgun sequence, a single genomic region encodes these proteins:
- the HPD gene encoding 4-hydroxyphenylpyruvate dioxygenase, producing MTTYSDKGAKPERGRFLHFHSVTFWVGNAKQAASFYCTKMGFEPLAYRGLETGSRQVVSHVIKQGQIVFVLSSALNPGNKEMGDHLVKHGDGVKDIAFEVEDCDYIVQKARERGAKILREPWVEQDKFGKVKFAVLQTYGDTTHTLVEKINYTGRFLPGFEAPMFKDSLLSKLPSCSLEIIDHIVGNQPEQEMVSASEWYLRNLQFHRFWSVDDTQVHTEYSSLRSIVVANYEESIKMPINEPAPGRKKSQIQEYVDYNGGAGVQHIALKTHDIISAIRHLRERGMEFLAVPATYYKQLREKLRSAKIRVKESIDVLEELKILVDYDEKGYLLQIFTKPMQDRPTLFLEVIQRHNHQGFGAGNFNSLFKAFEEEQNLRGNLTDMETNGVVPGM from the exons ATG ACGACTTACAGTGACAAGGGAGCAAAG CCCGAGAGAGGCCGATTCCTCCACTTCCACTCTGTCACCTTCTGGGTCGGCAATGCCAAGCAG GCTGCCTCATTCTACTGCACCAAGATGGGCTTTGAGCCGCTGGCCTACAGGGGCCTGGAGACAGGGTCCCGGCAGGTGGTTAGCCACGTGATCAAGCAAGGGCAG ATTGTGTTTGTCCTCTCTTCAGCACTCAACCCCGGGAACAAAG AGATGGGCGACCACCTGGTGAAACACGGCGACGGAGTGAAGGACATCGCGTTCGAGGTGGAAGACTGTGACTACATCGTGCAG AAAGCACGGGAACGGGGGGCCAAAATCCTGCGGGAGCCCTGGGTGGAGCAAGACAAGTTTGGGAAGGTGAAGTTTGCGGTGCTTCAGACG TATGGGGACACCACTCACACCCTGGTGGAGAAGATAAACTACACCGGCCGCTTCCTGCCTGGATTCGAGGCCCCAATGTTCAAGGACTCCCTCCTTTCCAAGCT gcccagctgcagcctggagaTTATCGACCACATTGTGGGAAACCAGCCTGAGCAGGAGATGGTGTCGGCCTCGGAATG GTACCTGAGAAACCTGCAGTTCCACCGCTTCTGGTCTGTGGACGACACGCAGGTGCACACGGAGTACAGCTCCCTGCGCTCCATCGTGGTGGCCAACTACGAGGAGTccatcaaaatgcccatcaacgagCCAGCGCCTGGCCGCAAGAAGTCCCAGATCCAG GAATACGTGGACTACAACGGGGGAGCCGGGGTCCAGCACATCGCCCTCAAGACCCACGACATCATCTCCGCG ATTCGCcacttgagagagagaggcatggagttcctggctgtgccGGCCACTTACTACAAACAGCTGCGGGAGAAGCTCAGGTCGGCCAAGATCCGGGTGAAGGAGAGCATCGATGTCCTGGAG GAGCTGAAAATCCTGGTGGACTACGACGAGAAAGGCTACCTCCTGCAGATCTTCACCAAGCCCATGCAAGACCGGCCCACGCTCTTCTTGGAGGTCATCCAGCGCCACAACCACCAG GGCTTCGGAGCCGGCAACTTCAACTCCCTGTTCAAGGCCTTCGAGGAGGAGCAGAATCTGAGAGGCAACCTCACCGACATGGAGACCAACGGGGTGGTGCCCGGCATGTAG